Proteins encoded in a region of the Rutidosis leptorrhynchoides isolate AG116_Rl617_1_P2 chromosome 9, CSIRO_AGI_Rlap_v1, whole genome shotgun sequence genome:
- the LOC139868854 gene encoding uncharacterized protein produces the protein MFRISGFIFRLRPHGFDRYSTLSGNSGNPNSVVDYLIHTLNFSKQDAIFLSSKGKVTHLKSTINSDLVVAILKNYGLNHTQVKQIISYAPKLLTAKPTKTLEPKVRVFKELGLPGSDLVRLINKDPKILWRGLHSQIIPSIDFVKKLVGSDENVIKVIKNSKWFYFEHQKMKKLSTNISLMQNYGLSNERIIMFMSNYPDWLIVNPNLLKRSLSYVEDKLGISRDLGSFIHAVPVVLFLTNSQIKKKMQIFSSFGWSDYEIATLLRAQPNCLNLSESYLSDKLKYAFNINRLYTHLDIEFRKTDKVKEPSFKYLERKEALKSSILAFQVTVVKEVAQPILNEVEQLQPFRLFDQQDDMLIRYAVSDESYKMADHVTPIGLKLVEH, from the exons ATGTTTAGGATTTCCGGCTTCATTTTCCGACTCCGGCCTCATGGTTTTGATCGTTACTCCACCTTATCCGGCAACTCCGGCAACCCTAATTCAGTCGTTGATTACCTCATTCACACCCTCAATTTTTCCAAACAAGATGCAATCTTTCTCTCCTCAAAAGGTAAAGTAACCCATCTCAAATCCACCATTAATTCCGATTTAGTTGTTGCTATCTTAAAGAATTACGGATTAAACCATACTCAGGTCAAACAGATCATTTCTTATGCTCCAAAACTCCTAACTGCCAAGCCAACCAAAACCCTAGAACCCAAAGTTAGGGTTTTTAAGGAACTTGGGTTACCCGGGTCGGATCTTGTCCGTCTCATCAATAAAGACCCGAAAATTTTATGGCGTGGGTTACATTCCCAAATAATTCCGTCTATTGATTTTGTTAAGAAATTAGTTGGCAGTGATGAAAATGTGATTAAAGTTATTAAAAACTCAAAATGGTTTTATTTCGAGCATCAAAAAATGAAAAAACTGTCAACAAATATTTCATTAATGCAGAATTATGGTTTATCAAATGAGAGGATTATAATGTTCATGTCAAATTACCCTGACTGGCTTATAGTAAACCCGAATCTACTCAAAAGGAGTTTGAGTTATGTTGAAGATAAATTGGGGATTTCGCGTGATTTGGGGAGTTTTATACATGCTGTCCCTGTGGTTTTGTTTCTAACCAATTCACAAATCAAGAAGAAGATGCAAATTTTTTCGAGTTTTGGTTGGTCTGATTATGAAATAGCTACATTGCTTAGGGCTCAGCCTAACTGTTTGAATTTATCAGAAAGTTACCTTAGTGATAAATTGAAGTATGCCTTCAATATTAATCGGTTATACACACATTTGGACATTGAGTTTAGAAAAACGGATAAAGTCAAGGAACCAAGTTTTAAATATCTTGAAAGAAAGGAAGCTCTTAAAAG TTCAATTTTGGCGTTTCAAGTAACAGTGGTTAAGGAAGTTGCTCAACCTATATTAAACGAAGTGGAGCAGCTGCAACCCTTCAGGCTATTCGATCAACAGGATGACATGCTCATACGGTATGCTGTTTCGGATGAGTCATATAAGATGGCTGATCATGTTACCCCAATTGGTCTAAAGTTAGTGGAACATTAA
- the LOC139867694 gene encoding uncharacterized protein, with amino-acid sequence MFRISGFIFRLRPHGFARYSTLSGNSNSVFDYLTHSLNFSKQDAIFVSSKGKVTHLKSTINSDLVVTILKNYGLNNSQIKQIVYCSPRILNSKPTKTLEPKVRVFKELGLSGSDLVSLIKKNPQVLWPGLHSRIIPCVDFVKKLVGSDENVIKVINNSKSFSFSNRTISRLSTNISLMQNYGLSNERIIKFMLTYPSQLLVPPKLIKTSLSYLEDKLGILRDLGSFIHAVRVVMYRTDSQIKKKMQIFSSFGWSDHEIATLLRAQPNCLNLTESYLSDKLKYFMKELNYTPSILIGNTHFWTLSLEKRIKPRNQVLNILKETELLKDKPSLSTILTFSEPKFLCFLKSFENHVPRLCDTYMNSIMSSKGE; translated from the coding sequence ATGTTTAGGATTTCCGGCTTCATTTTCCGACTCCGGCCTCATGGTTTTGCTCGTTACTCCACTCTGTCCGGTAACTCGAATTCAGTCTTTGATTACCTCACTCATTCCCTCAATTTTTCCAAACAAGATGCCATCTTTGTCTCCTCAAAAGGTAAAGTAACCCATCTCAAATCCACCATTAATTCCGATTTAGTTGTTACCATCTTAAAGAATTACGGATTAAACAATTCCCAGATCAAACAAATCGTTTATTGTTCTCCAAGAATCCTAAATTCCAAGCCGACCAAAACCCTAGAACCCAAAGTTAGGGTTTTTAAGGAACTTGGGTTATCCGGGTCGGATCTTGTCAGTCTCATCAAGAAAAACCCGCAAGTTTTATGGCCTGGGTTACATTCCCGGATAATTCCGTGTGTTGATTTTGTTAAGAAATTAGTTGGCAGTGATGAAAATGTGATTAAAGTTATTAATAACTCAAAATCGTTCTCTTTCTCGAATCGAACAATAAGTAGACTGTCAACAAATATTTCATTAATGCAGAATTATGGTTTATCAAATGAGAGGATCATCAAGTTTATGTTAACTTACCCTAGCCAGCTTTTAGTACCCCCTAAGCTAATCAAAACTAGTTTGAGTTATCTGGAAGATAAATTGGGGATTTTGCGTGATTTGGGAAGTTTTATACATGCTGTCCGTGTGGTTATGTATCGCACCGATTCACAAATCAAGAAAAAGATGCAAATTTTTTCGAGTTTTGGTTGGTCTGATCATGAAATAGCTACATTGCTTAGGGCTCAGCCTAACTGTTTGAATTTAACAGAAAGTTACCTTAGCGATAAATTGAAGTATTTCATGAAGGAGCTAAATTATACGCCTTCAATATTAATCGGTAATACGCATTTTTGGACATTGAGTTTAGAAAAACGGATAAAGCCAAGGAATCAAGTTCTTAATATCTTGAAAGAAACAGAGCTCTTAAAAGACAAACCGTCTCTTTCTACGATTCTTACTTTTTCTGAaccaaagtttctttgttttttgaAGAGTTTTGAGAATCATGTACCAAGATTATGTGACACTTACATGAATAGCATCATGAGTTCGAAAGGCGAATGA